tctagtaaggtggtcgattgcttaggggcaattttgcaactcctaccatcacttttccacactcgctatatttactttattgtttctttatctaaacatcccctactttttatttacatactctttattatcttgcaaacctatccaacaatgcctacaaagtacttctagtttcatacttgttctaggtaaagcgaacgtcaagcgtgcgtagagttgtattggtggtcgatagaacttgagggaatatttgttctacctttagctcctcgttgggttcgacactcttacttatcaaaaactgttgcgatacccgccacatgtcgacgtatcataggcgccttctgtccagtgagtggatgacatctgtcccaacgatgagccgacacgtgtttcctctagccaatgatgattttacacgtggaaaatccccattggtcggggctgtgaacgggttatcgaatccaaaacccgacccgatagcttaacggcgttccgttacggtggatgccacgtgtcggtcaccctcgaCGAAAGCACtcctgtgacgcgtgatttattgtcatggaagtgtacacttccgtgatgataattttggtaatgtcatggaacacttctacgatagcacaagtatgactatcttgattctgtaataaatttgccatggatgtacatgcatgacaaaaaaagagacctactgtgacaaacacgtattatcacggaagtgtatttttttgtaatgagggaggaggtcaaggaagaagaagacgaaggggccccctctccccttctctcccggtggcgccggaacgctgtcgtggccatcatcatcatcatcgcgatctacaccaacacctccgccatcttcaccaacatctccatcaccttcccccctctatctacagcggtccactctcccgcaacccgctgtaccctctacttgaacatggtgctttatgcttcatattattatccaatgatgtgttgccatcatatgatgtctgagtagattttcgttgtcctattggtggttgatgaattgctatgattgatttaatttgcttgtggttatgttgatgtcctttggtgcgcatcatatgattgcgcgcgtggatcacaccatagggttagttgtatgttgataggactatgtattggagggcaagagtgacagaagcttcaacctagcatagaaattgatgcatacgggattgaagggggaccaatatatcttaatgctatggttggggtttaccttaatgaacattagtagttgcgatgcttgctaatagttccaattataagtgcatagaattccaagtcagggatgacatgctatcagtggcctctcccacataatacttgctatcggtctagtaaggtggtcgattgcttaggggcaattttgcaactcctaccatcacttttccacactcgctatatttactttattgtttctttatctaaacatcccctactttttatttacatactctttattatcttgcaaacctatccaacaatgcctacaaagtacttctagtttcatacttgttctaggtaaagcgaacgtcaagcgtgcgtagagttgtattggtggtcgatagaacttgagggaatatttgttctacctttagctcctcgttgggttcgacactcttacttatcaaaaactgttgcgataccctatacttgtgggttatcattttccccttggtgttagacacacagttactatggttactatgactttgcactgagccatgttactaaagatgggtcggccctgaggggtacccgtgcgagcttaatagcgagtgatgtggagtcgggttgacctggaaggtgcccgcgagatacttacgaggcgtggccgggccttcttagcccttgccacaagtactcgtgacggggcgacggggtcacatcgatcgtgagtctctgctcgttaccgtgtGCTCCTAATCtactacggtttggatatttgatccaaggggcctctggcctgatagcactaaccgtCACGTGTGCATTgcatgggcgttctgcgtcgtatgcatcagccgaagcttaattgacgtcagcgactgagtggcgcgcaccgGGTTAGACTGCGTAAGCCCCTGCCttgtttaaggaggtagctaggtctgctcaccggccgcgtacgcaacatgcaggagttcctggggagatggcccatgacccctgggggcataggtttagtccggcatgcttgacctctctattaagcctaggtcgggttgcggcgtattgtttggccgaggtcgggcatgatctcggaaagtgtgtccggccggagttaatcgagcgtgatgggtaagttggtgcactcctgcacggaagaaaacatctatcgatagcctgtcctacggtaacggacacttggagttgtatcccgatcgatacaactagaactggatacttgtgatgagaaatgaattgtgaatgagaaatggatagtatggctctgggattgctttctcgtagggagtcgagaaaggatctctggccgaagttgataacactactactttacattatgttgatctgtactcttctatatgttgcaagatgcttgaagatgctagtcttcgataggctaggctttccccttctttctggcattctgcagtttagtccacagatatagcccatttcctttgatacagatgcatacttagtttagatccgatgtaagtcttgcgagtactttggatgagtactcacggctgctttgctacctcttttcccccatacccgtttgttgcgaccagatgacggatcccaggagccagacgacaccactaatgactactgctaccccgagggtgcctactactacgtgacggccgctgacgacttggagtagttaggaggctcccaggcaggaggccttgccttttcgatcaatgttgcttttgtgctagccttcttaaggcaaacttgtttaactcatgtctgtactcagatattgttgcttccgctgactcttgtgtattcgagcttatgtgttcgagccctcgaggcccctggattgtaatataaagcttgtattattttaatttgtgtctagagttgtgttgtgatatcttcccgtgagtccttgatcttgatcgtacacatttgcgtgtatgattagtgtatgattgaatcgagggcgtcacgtgaaccattcgactacaatgaaacggagggcggtgtggatgatcatggttgtgcagacgaattggaggagatcgaagcggaagcgtttgaaCAATCGCAAGCAAAATCTGGGAAAAGCataagatcgaagaactacacaaTCTTGGAAGATCAAGTTTTGATTcaagcatggagtgcggtgtctcttgatgcatgcacgggtacttctcaaactttcaagagatattggcaaaggatcgaagatcaatacttccgcattatggcaaatcatcccaataggactccacgcacatttcggtcgcttcaagggcgttgggagaatatcaagcctatgtacagccgttgggcagcttgcttggagcaagtacgcaatgcacctaCAAGTGGCACCATGGAGTATGACTATGTGAGTTTGTTTTGCCTTTGTTCAAATTGTGCATCATCATATTGCATCATGGGAAATGATTGGATCACTTTGTTCATATTGCGTAGTACAAGATTGCTCAACATAGATACAAGGACATGGAAGTTTCGGAAGGCAAATTTTTCaaagtagagcattgttgggagttgctccaaaagtgcgagaagtggaagttgatcgacaaagaatccccaccaaagagaagctcacttacaaacatggatgaagatgaggatgaggatggccCAAGACATTTGCACAAGCCCGATGACGACAAGAAGaccaaggagaagatgaagagagagcaagaagcatcaagcttgagggagaagattgatgccatggtgcaatccaACGAGTCgatgttgttgaagtcgttggagatcaagaaagagttggccgaaaagaaggcgaaggagaagcaagaaaagtggcagttgctcaaggaagaggggctgcgCAAGGCTGCCATCGAGAAGAGAAGGGCATGCGCCGCCGAAAACATATCCATGTCCatgttgctcgccgaagagaataagatcatgtcaatgaaccgcaatgacatggacaaCCTCACCAAAACATGGCAAGGAGAGAAATTTTGAAGAGAAGAATGGTGGCGTCGGCCGGTCCGTGCTACAGTTCCGGTGATGTTTTCTCCgctccatatggtggcaatgtgGATGATTTCTGTGCCGGAGTTGAAACAAACGCCGAGGTGGATTCGATGGCGTCGATGAACTCCAAGGTGGACTTGATGGCGCGGAGTGAAAATCGATTAAGATGATGCCAGACATGGGCACAAACCTTTTGCAAGGCCCTCTTTTTGCGTTAGCCGTAATGAACTTGGCTTCTATTTACGCGTAAAACTGTTTATGTCGTTTGAATTTGGACTTGTTTGTGAAATCCTATGTCAAATGCGATATTTGTAGTTTATCTGTTTGCGGGTCGTTACGTTGGTGCCTGAGAACCCGCATAGCCGATCCGTAAAAAAATATTCCATAAATATATTTTTTACGGATCCGTTTgaggggtctgcatctgtgccatCCCGCGCCGGCCCGTAAAAACGGTTTTGcacgaactgcaaacgcgttttgcgggccggcgggatgcggggtctactAGAGTTGCTTTTAGGGGATGGAGGAAGTAGCTGCCCAGGTCATTAGGAGTAGACACGTGGGCAAAATATGGGGGGTCAAGGGTCAACGTCGTTGAAGTCGAAGCAATAATAGAGGATTGCTTCCCAGCCTTGCACGTCGATCACCACAATCGCGCCACGTCTTGCCTCTCTCACGCATGATATGTGAGCGTGTTCGTCTCGCTGTGACACACACACCTTCTCCGAATCAAGAAAAACTCATGGAGATTGCCGTCTCCGCGGTGGCAAGCGAGCTAGCCGGCCGGCTCGTGTCTTTCCTCATCAGCAAGTACAGAGGCCAGGCACGCCCGAACAAGAAGGAGAACCTGGAGTCCCTCCGCCGGCTCCTCAGAGTCCACACCATCGTCGAGGAGGCCGAGGGGCGATACATCACCAACTCACGGATGCTGCTGCAGCTCAAGACGCTCACGGAAGCCATGTATCAGGGGTACGACGCCCTGGACACCCATGGCCCCCTGGAGCAGATCGGAGCACAACCGGAGGTGAGCGGCTCCTCACACTCCATGGATTTCAGAAGATTCAGTAGCACACCTGCCAGCCAAGAGGTGCAGACCGCGCTGAGAGCTCTGGAGACCGCCTCTGCGGAGATGGCCGAGTTCATCGCGCTCCTAGCAGGCTGCGAGGGCATGCTCCGCAGCCCGTACAGCTGCTACCTTCACATCGACAACTTCATGTTCGGGCGCCGGGTCGAGAGGCAGCGGGTCATCAACGTCTTGATGCAGGACGGCCAGCCGCCGCCCGGGGCTCCGACCGTGCTGCCCATCATTGGCGGCCGCAGGGTGGGCAAGAAGACGCTGGTGTGGAGCGTCTGCTCCGACGACCGGATCCGCTCTCGCTTCCCTTCCATCGTCCACGTCGACGGATGCGAGATTCAGAGCATCGACCGTGGACTTTGATCGTCGTCGAGTTCCGGTCGGACGTGGATGGCAGCGAATGGCGCGGGTTCCACTCGCTGCTCCGAGCTCTCACCGGCGCAGGGAGCAAGGTGGTGATCATAAGCCGGCTCGAGAGGCTAGCAAGGTTTGGAACCGTGAACCTCGTCCGGATCAACAGCTTCTCACGAGAGGAATACGGCTACCTTTTCAAGGTCCTCGCGTTCGGGAGCTCCGACCCGGCGGACCACCCGCGGCTGGCCCTGATAGGGAAGGAGCTGGCGGCGATGATGGAGGGGTCGCTCGTGCATCTGAACGTCTACTCAAGCATGCTGAGGAACAACCTGAATGTCCAGTTCTGGAGCCGCGTTCTGAAGCTGTACAGAACGGTCATGGAGGCGAACCTGTCCGTCTTCGGTGAGCATCCGAGAGCTCTTCTTGACAAAGGCAGCACCGTGGACATCACCAggttttcgccgtcggcggcggcggctgccccGCTTCGGTTCATGTTGCTGATCGGTGGAAGGGGCTCTTCCGGACCAGGACCAGGTGAGTTCCCCAGGATGACATTTGGAGATATAATATCAGGCTCTGTTGTTCTGCCCATGAAGTTTGAGCTGGTGTGGGAGTCACGGTTGCCCCCGTACACCGTTATTTCTGGCACCTGTGTCGCAGAGAAGCCTCAACACTCGGCTTCACCGAGGAAGAAACGCCGTACATAATGTATGTTTCTGACGGCCATTAATGTGTCAGGACATCTGCCTCGTGATGTGAAAATCAGGGGGAGGTTAGTTAGAAAGAAAGAATCCTAGTTAGGATGTAATTGCGTGTAAATTTTTATATGTTTAGCATTATTGTTCTTCGAATAGAAGGAAATTCAGAAACATGAAGCTAAAATTTACATAAAGTCGTGGAGTGGAGTGCAAAATAAACTAAAAATTCTGTTCACTTCTCAGTCACTCGGGAGAGACAAAAGCCTCGGCTCAACTAAAACAATACCCAACTTTCAGCTTCTAATTGTCATGAGACGAAAATAAACTGTACAAACTAAAGTACGACTCGCAGTGGTTGCCGCTCAAGATGATCGACGATCCGCACAGCCATTATTTCCATTTACACGCGACAAATCGGTCGATCCACAGCTCGACGGATCAATGATCGAGGACGTAGGACACTAGGTCCCCGAGGGACGTGTAGTCATCAAGGTACTCTCCAAAGTTAACGGCGCCACAGTATTGCCGGGTGGACGTCACGTCTCCCTGGTCGGGCCAAGcaggagccgtcgccgtcgccgccgcggcggTGCTGTGCTGGGCAGAGTTCCCGGGGGTGCGGCTGCTCAGCACCTCCTCCTGGTCGCCGCTCTCAGGCTTCATGCCCTGCAGGCCGGACCCCGTCGCGGCGTCTTCGTCGACCAGCTTGGCGTTCAAGGTCATCGTCGTCGTGGTCGTGCtgggagcggcggcggtggagctgccGGGCGCGAAGCTGATGAGGTGGCAGCCGGCGTGCAGGCCTTCGGCGGCGCCGGTGAGGTGGAGCATGTGCGAcgccacagcggcggcggcggggtcccggCAGGTGTGCACGCCGATGTAGGTGACCCTGAACATGCCCTCGTCGTCGTCGCAGCGCTGGACCTGCCGCTGCGCCGCGCACAGCTGGTCGTACTTGTGCGTGCACCGGAAGTAGGCCCTGCGGAAGAAACACGTTCACGCCCGGCGCTTGTCAGTTGACGGAGACCCGTCGACGTCGAGGGATTGATTGCAGGCATGGTTGGTAGGAGCACTGTTTGTCGTTCCACCTGGTGGTTTTTAGCGGTTTattactagtagtgatgatcattgGCGGGCAGAGAAACGTACCTCGAGTGCTTGGAGTTGTGTATCTCCTTCTGCCCGTACTTGCGCCATGCCTGCCCGTCGTCCAAGCTCTTCACACTCTTCGTGACGACGGACGACTGCTGGGTCCTGCAACGCCAAATTACGAAAAGAAGTTTATTATAATCACATGACTGGACAAACATCCAGTTAATTAACGAGGGAGATTATGTCAAGAATAACATAACAAACAAATCAAAGAATCGTGAGCCCGAGCTTTCCTCACCTTCTCCGACAGGCCTTGCGgtttcctccggcggcggcggacttcCTCTTCCGGCCGCCGCTCGCACCATCGGTGACCTCGCTATGCACGTCCGAGGACCTCTCACTACCGCTGGTAGCAGCCGTGGCAGCGGCCGCAGCCTTGGCGGCGTGCATGGCCCGGGAGAAGGCGTGGAGGATCTGGTCCATGATGAGGCCGGCCTTGGGGGAGTCCCGGAGGAGGCCCTGCAGCTGCGTCGCAAACTCCCGCCCCTTGATCAGGCCATCCATCACCTGCGCCAACGGGGTCTCCATCTCCATGGACACGTACGGCGTTCCAAGCACGAGCACGTGGTACACCGGAACACTCTCCCGCTCTAGCACGACGCCGCCAGAGTAGCCAGCCAGTGATATGGGGCAGCGAGGCGAGGGCAGGGGGGAGCTCGAGGAAGGAAGGTTCGTGCTATATACTATCATGGCTGGTTGGCAACTACTTGTGCGCGCCGGTATCGTGTGATGCCGCTCTGCGCAGGTAGGTGAGGTGTAGGGGTGCTCGTGCGGGCCGTTACACTGATCGGTGGGTACCGCAGAGACGGGAGCACTTGAGCATCGTGCGCCGGGTTCAGCCGTCCGAAGCGTGCGTGACTGGCAAAATTGGACAATCGGTTCCTTGGTGTGGAGGGGTTGTCAAGGGGGAAGTATCCCGGAAGGAGCGACGCGTGACTAATTGCATGTCGTCAGTGCGTGACGAGGGCCGCGTGATGCGGGTGGGGGAGTGCGTGCCGCGTCATTGCTGGAATCTTTGTAGTAGCTACATTTCGCCGCTGCCCGTCAGGTTTGGGATGGCCTTTGGGATAACATACATCGCTTTCTGGCCTAAGATTCGATTTGGACTTCCCGTTCCAGGCCGTCGTGCTGTGCAGTGGAGACGTGTTACAGCACGTGTTGGGTGTATTGCGATGTATGTTGACCTCCTTGCTAGCAACCATTGCTGGAATTCATCCAGTATCAAGGATATTTCATTAACCTGCTGCTTGTTGCAGTTATGGAACACTCGAGCGCCGAGTGTTCCATGTTGAGTGCTGACATGGTGATTTTTTCAGGTATAAACAAGCCACATGTAAACATCAAATATAGCCAAAGGAAATTACTGATAATATGACTACCAAGTAGTATTCGATTATTCAATTGTCTTTGATCCCGAGCACGAAACAGCAGTTGCAACCAGACATCGCGACATATACACATCTGATAACCATATGCTGTTGGTACGCGCAGTTAGTTTCCTTCCTAATGTTCCTAAGCGTGGACCCAGTTTGGTACTAGCAAGAATATGAACAACGTCAGCACTTGACACCGTGGTTTCTTCATTAGCCTTGGTCGCTGCTCTGCATCCTTAATGAAATAACCTGAAAAAAAAAACAATTTTGTCTTAACCAATGCCTCTCTGACCAAACATTCTACTTCTGCTATGGATTCCAAGGATAAATCAAGGATGCTTTGAACTTGCACAAAATTCAATCAACTATTTGAGTCACAGACCTAAAGCATATGTGATCATTTGAAACAATTAAAATGGTCACAACGTCTGGCACTACCGGCAAATATATGCCTAAGGTATTAGACACAGAAATTCTGGCTCCTCAATATTATCGATAAGCATTTTAATATGCTTATTGTGTCATTGTCGAAGACAATGGACAAGTAATTGCATTTACAGAACCTCAAGAAATCACTGGGTTCATTCGCACTAGAATTTGAATCAAGGGAAATTAAGAGAGGCAAGATGGGTTACTATTTGGGGTATGTTCCGTTTGTGGATTTGTGCCCATTTTTTAGGTCATGTACAATTTTTTTGATAATAGCCCCACAAAAAATGTGCACATGCCGTTTGCCTACTTCAAATGCAACTTCACCAAAATTTTGGTAGGGTTGGCTTGGGCATGAATCAAACGCACCCTTGGTCATCTAAATACATGGGCATGTTCGATTCAAGGAATGCACTGGTCCTAGATAAGTTGGTAAGTTACTCCCCACCATCATTTAACATTATACTCcgccccaaaataagtgactcaactttgtactaattttatactaaagttagtataaagttaagtcacttattttgggacggagggagtattacaatTAGTGCTGCACCAGCTCATTTCGTCCCTCAAACCAAAGAAGATGGTGATTTCATTTCAAAGACCCATAAGAGTGATCAGCAATGATGGAGATTCGGTTAAGCTGCTGACAGCACAAAAATCTTCATCATTCGGTACCCTAAATAATAGTTAGTATTCACTTAGACCTAGAATTCCCTTCACATTCTTAAGTTGTCGGAGTTAAAGATTAATAGGGATGTAAGTGGACGCATCCGCGGCACCCGCGGCCGTCTGGGAAAAATAAGCTAATCAATGTTGCTTTAAAAATCAAGCTAATACAAAAAAAAAGGAAAGCAGGCGTTCACGGATGTCACGGATGCGTCCACTTACATCTCTAAAAATCATTGCAAGTCAAGGTACTAACCTTTTTAATATAAATACAGTGAACCTAGCAATTTGCAACCCGAAATCTAAATGAAAGGATCCAAGCTAAGCAGAAATTTTTTGGCAAGTATGGAACTTCCATATTTGTTAGTGCAAGGGTGCAAACAACACTAGTGGACACCACATCCAAGTCAACACCAAGACAATCTTTTTTTTTTCCAAAAGCACTACAACTACATGTCATCCTGTAAATTTCAGGTTCAAACATATTCAGTGTTCAGAGAAACTACAAAGAGCATAGATCAATGTTTAATAGTAAGCATGACTAGGTTCCTTCAGTACGGTTAGGTTGTTTGGTTAGCGATTTGTGTTTCAAATTTCTACAGATCAGGTAGCCAATCTATACCTGCTAATTCTTGGTCCGTAGCGACATTTTGCAAAAAAAAGTCCCTAACCTTTGTAGAAATCAACCCGCACTCCCGTCACCGGCCTGGCCTCAGTCGGTCACCCGCAGCCTGGCTTTGTGGCCCAATCCGCAGTCCCGTCGCTGGCCTGCCTCAATTCGGGACGAAGCCGGCCCACCTATAGTGGCCCATCAGTCAGTCACCCGCAGCCTGGCTTTGTCGCCCAATCCGCAGTCCCGTCGCTGGCCTGCCTCAATTCGAGACGAATCCGGCCCACCTATAGTGGCCAGTCTGGCTACAGTTTGGGAGAGGAGGCAAAAATATATGCTCGTGTCAGGAGTTGAACTCGTGACCTCCCGTTCACTACCTAAGCCAGTAGCCAACTGAGTTGGCACGCCTTGCACAAGTAGATTCGGAATATGCTTGTGTTGGGAGTTGAACCTCCCGTTCACTACCTAAGTCAGTAGCCAACTGAGCTAGCACGCCTTGCGCTGATATAAGTGAATTGGTTAATCTATTAAAGTACCACCTCAATCCCTAAAACTAATCCCACCGATTCAAATATGTTTTGCAAGTTGCATGGAATATCGGGAGGCCACCTTGGGAATCAATGATAAGAGAATGAGAAGCACTCTTACTCGAAAGATCTTGGAGAATCAAGTCATCAGTCCTTCTTCCGATGGAGCACGCGAACAGGAAGGAAAATAAAGCAGTGGAGGAGAACGGGTACGAG
The sequence above is drawn from the Triticum aestivum cultivar Chinese Spring chromosome 7A, IWGSC CS RefSeq v2.1, whole genome shotgun sequence genome and encodes:
- the LOC123147811 gene encoding probable WRKY transcription factor 62 — protein: MIVYSTNLPSSSSPLPSPRCPISLAGYSGGVVLERESVPVYHVLVLGTPYVSMEMETPLAQVMDGLIKGREFATQLQGLLRDSPKAGLIMDQILHAFSRAMHAAKAAAAATAATSGSERSSDVHSEVTDGASGGRKRKSAAAGGNRKACRRRTQQSSVVTKSVKSLDDGQAWRKYGQKEIHNSKHSRAYFRCTHKYDQLCAAQRQVQRCDDDEGMFRVTYIGVHTCRDPAAAAVASHMLHLTGAAEGLHAGCHLISFAPGSSTAAAPSTTTTTMTLNAKLVDEDAATGSGLQGMKPESGDQEEVLSSRTPGNSAQHSTAAAATATAPAWPDQGDVTSTRQYCGAVNFGEYLDDYTSLGDLVSYVLDH